A genomic region of Rhodohalobacter sp. SW132 contains the following coding sequences:
- a CDS encoding neuraminidase-like domain-containing protein: MPTYKIEGQIIERTSGKLITKAQVTLTVKFNGQTIQETKAKVEQDGFFRMSFYNEFIQLGTKANFRVEDQNGKNLPTDFSLALRPGRQLVRVKIPVTVPGKQYTVQGTITDQNNKPIKGLLVKAFSLNPQTPENLLGIPVYTDDKGRYKITYKDGDFRIGDRESGGANIIIQVFSPEGKLLGRSNRHDNSPQHTTINMKVDYTPVTETEKELMVSGKIQLQDGQAARRFFVQAFDKDLRSEELLGEGITDSKGTYAITYSSTSFIRAERGNADVFIKVFDPKNRPVGVSDILFNAPARATVDFQVKADEVQPLSEFELVRLFVSPLLTDIAINKLDESDKHQDISFLSGETGYSKDQIQHFVQAHYFEADSKIDAPFWYVVLGISFYEDVVFNNLEEQRGQISERLSQLDERSLRKELRIAFTTNKIETVSEEVVERWIQLYNDHVATLEVTTKDTFTKKALEEVGINGKEKQVKFAKAFNKYKTFSPELIDELKKDRFKVSEINNLQTSYELSGFTNADFEMVKSIKRNFDVREPRDIRLLAKKSQKEWTDLVKESSGSNPLQVPLDLVIPKDQKKDFTEIYGKTLHKQFSTAFPTMAFSGSLDRAMESQTVSGLKNPRKVKKVIDSNPDFEFLTTPIDEFARKNDDLKKDENLKLEFKAVQRVFKLTPDFQATNTLMKDNLHSAHGIYKMGESEFIRKYENEPGFTRERARTTWRKAEATHAATTVLIAELQATQNAGAIAAFNVGNDAVSDFPNWNNLFKGGDVCECKHCRSVYSPAAYFTDLLMFLKERRPNGIPVKDILFNRRPDLGYLELNCENANVTLPYIDVVNEVLEAVVADGENDKELPGFTTIDDSDLELAKEDVFTALQGEKLSIGENIHLARIGSTDNWVLHSDTITYLLKKKGGSNYFARILRNTKAKSDELRANPQYVNPVAYQKLSAAKFPFALPFDLFGEEVKASFDKVKINRWELMQLFKGNTAPNNATEGEVAAVYFGISVPDEKDIILQASPATQFEHWGENSNTTLLDNMKNVKTFLRVTGLEYNQLLTLLDLQFINQGETMQIAHLDPTCDTDQKEIMPLDVAALDRINRFLRLWRKLGWKMWEVELVIRQDKIGNGSLNESFLINLMYLVELKNKLGKKVSVEQVCSLFGNLNTTNRFTELHEKSADAIYQDLFLNKKLINPPDLAFEIPLVDQNHPDFVAANVSLIKDHKSVVQAALKLKEADLDIYLNLTKRSDGSLYIPNGVDGDLLLPHLSFLYRHSFLANSLKIKAADWTTFLKIYNADVEVFTDPKSACDFIDDINLIQSSEFKMDELNYLLAADLTAKAAYREATAIRFLISLRNSLQEITKEYDPDKYEFLQTPSPNDIESLESLLRNLLLKNNLTEGTIELILGILKNSTPRVAEALIEVPDFQFPEAITGDPGNIPIQYQENPAIEFSGVMSNDMRNTLLTDSSIPASIRSDEDYMKAIQKLYDQSQGGNDFLPNVVTTKIILANNKFPDTITGAPHHIPIQYQRNPKLIFTGLMTDTVRDELLGNTSIPIDVRNNPDYQAAIQKVYDESQHDLLNLKFFNPEFKTALENVTVDFEKDLPRETALKVSFNAEDKQLVVIGILSQKEKELLDALDSDPAYLAAINNIYLQQSAGGYSPKELWVDPTDLNISTDNFYSENLALAIRGNGTSSNSLLNYFKEKETESAIIQQLSNQFGIAQNMTKKLINDYQLIGTETIFDHLKDTFAGSLGVVDYAGFKDTFDTLYWLHRVSLFINKWELDFEKLEWLYTYHTPTQTMDFASLPADDTGTIASLVHILRTENLLKLNSRFNDEEISILSIIGKLHKGDYADIEDFAGELEMLTDWNATDVDDWVNSIDLSYHTDYLLAENWMRLYESMKILEQLNAGTMIAIDYANPTMGESESLTLKQLLRSKYGAESWLTISTEIQDVLRERKRDALAAYLLAQPQPADSPSGKWENTNDLYAYYLLDIEMSSCMLTSRLVQASGSIQLFVQRSFMGLEPEVPVKSDGDDGDSAWRWWKWMRKYRVWEANRKVFLYPENWIEPELRPDKSSFFQDLENELLQNEVNQLNVEQAYLNYLDKLNEVARLDIAAFYHEDDAEQTLVHVFGRTAGAVPHIYYYRQYDYRRWTPWKKIEVDIVGDHLIPLVVNKRLFLYWPEFREEPDDAMNNNVPIPDGDDDNFSLPPTYKKTQIRLATTELRNGKWLPKKVSNDYFETNAYTGHFNSGKMEFYVLDKKELNGKLGIKFTYPELEGQSWTQSYDTFELFGCEGLPVKSDPRLNGISEQVTWPFPRILNNLDYIEKEAGQVSNPESDFELEENSRFSINQRLLLLQKTPTFHKSYFAWQTSYLDRLLEGFEVILRNFMDRSSYARNGSWLPFFYADRKKTFMAFPMLDFGRYREETSVVLGEQSGTRQYYYPEIKAFFRNYLLTLEGNIRTTLDSTDFTVYTDAQRVAMANVLANLLNEDPYTSISIEGLIELIVRFYMTIYRFYFGAISAGLFNERKYHFKNYYHPFVCDFIKLVYNPAQGIPALMSRNTQMKNSGFNFGKMYDPTNQVYDYDIGGAYPEEIVDFSADGSYSPYNWELFYHTPLMIANSLSKNQRFEEAMEWYHYIFNPIGVEGTLADGTMAGSPQKYWITKPFFLTTDEKYNEQRIDTILRMIAGDTTTDNFSSQLKADLEAQVKDWRYHPFEPHRIAQYRNVAYQKTVFMKYLDNLIAWGDHLFKQDSMESINEATQLYILAAELLGPRPKNISPQVVPPIETFNELEEDFDDFSNAYIEMENHIPSMSEDGIDGETVAPIPTLYFCIPPNDKIFGYWDTVVDRLYKIRNCMNIEGVVRQLSLFEPEIDPGALVKAVAGGMDISSALADLNAPLPYYRFNTLLQKANEVCNDVKALGNALLSALEKKDAEQLALLRQGHELQLLNALKEVRELQIEETRKNLDGLKENLELTKIKIDYYGSKEFMNAGEIVATVLNSTSIASHTAGTIADVLAGVMFLIPDFKVGASGFGGSPHFAAEPPTGNKIGESTGRMANGLYNVATILDKSAAMSNTIASYQRRQEEWDFQKEIAEQEKIQLEEQIEAANIRINIAEKELSNQELQTENAKEVEDFMKSKYTNKELYQWMIGQISQVYFKSYQLAYDLAKRAERCYRFELGIQDSNFIKFGYWDSLKKGLLSGDNLQHDLRRLENSYLEQNRRELELTKHISLALLDPLALIKLRETGKCFFSLPEEIFDLDYPGHYFRRIKSVSISLPCVAGPYTTISCSLRLLNNRIRVKTGLADGYVHNNEDGFLVNDSRFVQNNIPIKAIATSSAQNDSGIFELNFRDERYLPFEGAGVVSGWTIDLFNDPNDDDFGKALRQFDYNTISDAIIHVQYTAREAGGLLKDGAIANLREYFGRDDKAPGMKVINLKHDFASEWHKLLHPNNPANGNVLEFMITRNLFPYRDILHTLKINSITILARCSDSGDYDITFNPPLSSPPPAGADEMTLTPVSAYGNLHFTTRDTTGDAIELDFSTDIIWNLKVESPSGNNLEENELEDMYMILGYEWED, from the coding sequence ATGCCGACTTATAAAATCGAAGGTCAAATAATAGAGAGAACAAGTGGAAAGTTGATAACTAAAGCCCAGGTCACTCTTACGGTTAAATTCAACGGGCAAACCATCCAGGAAACAAAAGCTAAAGTTGAACAGGATGGTTTCTTCCGGATGTCGTTCTACAACGAATTTATCCAGCTGGGGACAAAAGCTAACTTCCGGGTTGAAGATCAAAACGGCAAGAACCTGCCGACAGATTTTAGCCTGGCATTACGTCCAGGTCGGCAACTGGTTCGTGTCAAAATTCCCGTTACCGTTCCCGGTAAACAATACACTGTCCAGGGAACCATCACTGACCAAAACAACAAACCCATCAAAGGTTTGCTGGTAAAAGCTTTCAGCCTGAACCCTCAAACACCTGAAAACCTGTTGGGTATTCCTGTCTATACCGATGACAAGGGGAGATATAAAATCACCTATAAAGATGGAGATTTCCGAATTGGAGACCGGGAAAGTGGTGGGGCGAATATTATTATTCAGGTATTCTCACCCGAAGGTAAACTGCTGGGAAGGTCCAATAGACATGATAATTCTCCGCAACATACCACGATCAACATGAAAGTGGATTATACCCCTGTTACTGAGACAGAAAAAGAATTGATGGTATCGGGCAAAATCCAATTGCAGGACGGACAAGCAGCCCGGCGATTTTTTGTGCAAGCTTTTGATAAAGATTTGCGGTCTGAAGAATTATTGGGAGAAGGAATAACCGATAGTAAAGGAACGTACGCCATTACCTATTCTTCTACATCCTTCATCAGAGCTGAGCGTGGGAATGCTGATGTTTTTATCAAAGTATTCGATCCTAAAAATAGACCCGTTGGAGTATCTGATATTTTATTTAATGCACCTGCCAGGGCTACCGTTGATTTTCAGGTCAAAGCAGATGAAGTTCAACCATTGTCGGAGTTTGAACTGGTTCGATTATTTGTATCCCCGTTGCTAACAGATATTGCCATTAATAAATTGGATGAATCTGATAAGCATCAGGATATCTCTTTTTTAAGTGGGGAAACAGGATATTCCAAAGACCAAATTCAGCATTTTGTCCAGGCACATTATTTTGAAGCAGACAGCAAAATAGATGCTCCGTTTTGGTATGTGGTATTAGGCATTTCGTTTTATGAAGATGTGGTATTTAACAACCTGGAAGAACAACGTGGGCAAATCAGCGAAAGGCTTAGTCAGTTGGATGAGCGAAGCCTCCGTAAAGAATTGAGGATTGCCTTTACAACCAATAAAATTGAAACCGTTTCGGAAGAAGTTGTCGAAAGGTGGATTCAGTTATATAATGATCATGTAGCCACTCTGGAAGTAACGACTAAAGATACCTTTACCAAAAAGGCATTGGAAGAAGTTGGTATAAATGGAAAGGAAAAGCAGGTAAAGTTTGCCAAAGCTTTCAATAAATACAAAACGTTCTCGCCCGAACTAATCGATGAACTCAAAAAAGACAGGTTCAAAGTTTCTGAAATCAATAATCTGCAAACTTCCTATGAACTTAGCGGGTTTACAAATGCCGATTTCGAAATGGTTAAGTCCATTAAGCGAAATTTCGATGTCAGAGAACCCAGGGATATTCGCTTGCTGGCCAAAAAAAGTCAAAAAGAATGGACTGATCTGGTGAAAGAGTCAAGTGGATCCAATCCCTTGCAGGTGCCTTTGGATTTGGTCATCCCTAAAGACCAGAAGAAAGATTTCACTGAAATTTATGGTAAAACACTTCACAAGCAATTCAGTACCGCTTTTCCAACCATGGCGTTTTCCGGTAGTTTGGACAGAGCAATGGAATCACAAACTGTATCAGGTTTGAAGAATCCTCGAAAAGTGAAAAAAGTGATTGATTCAAACCCGGACTTTGAATTTTTGACAACCCCTATTGATGAATTTGCACGAAAAAATGATGATTTAAAGAAAGACGAAAATTTAAAGTTGGAGTTCAAAGCGGTTCAGAGAGTGTTTAAGTTAACACCCGATTTTCAGGCGACCAACACACTGATGAAGGACAATCTGCATTCTGCCCACGGTATTTACAAGATGGGGGAATCAGAATTTATCCGAAAATATGAGAATGAACCCGGGTTCACCAGGGAAAGAGCACGGACTACTTGGCGAAAAGCAGAAGCTACTCATGCTGCTACGACCGTGTTAATTGCAGAATTACAAGCAACACAAAATGCAGGGGCTATCGCTGCTTTCAATGTGGGAAATGATGCGGTTTCGGATTTTCCCAACTGGAATAACCTGTTCAAGGGAGGAGACGTTTGTGAATGCAAACATTGTCGTTCTGTTTATAGTCCGGCTGCTTATTTCACCGACCTCTTAATGTTTTTAAAAGAAAGAAGGCCTAATGGTATCCCTGTAAAAGATATCCTTTTTAACCGTCGTCCGGATCTGGGGTATTTAGAATTGAATTGTGAAAATGCCAATGTTACCCTTCCCTACATTGATGTGGTCAATGAAGTGCTGGAGGCTGTTGTGGCAGATGGTGAAAATGATAAGGAACTGCCAGGATTTACAACCATTGACGATTCTGATTTAGAGCTGGCTAAAGAAGATGTCTTTACCGCACTGCAAGGCGAGAAATTAAGTATTGGAGAAAACATTCACCTTGCCAGGATCGGCAGTACAGACAACTGGGTATTGCATTCCGACACCATCACATATCTGCTGAAGAAGAAAGGGGGTTCTAATTATTTTGCAAGAATACTCAGGAACACAAAAGCAAAATCCGATGAGCTTCGGGCAAACCCTCAGTATGTAAATCCTGTCGCTTACCAGAAACTGAGTGCTGCTAAATTCCCGTTTGCCTTGCCATTTGACCTATTCGGAGAAGAAGTAAAAGCTTCTTTTGATAAGGTGAAAATTAACCGGTGGGAATTGATGCAATTGTTCAAAGGGAATACTGCCCCTAACAATGCAACGGAAGGGGAAGTAGCAGCGGTTTATTTTGGTATTTCAGTTCCAGATGAAAAAGATATTATCCTTCAAGCTTCGCCCGCTACTCAATTTGAACATTGGGGAGAAAACAGTAATACGACCTTGCTGGACAACATGAAGAATGTAAAGACTTTTCTACGCGTCACCGGTCTGGAATACAACCAACTGCTTACTTTGTTAGACCTTCAATTCATCAATCAGGGCGAGACAATGCAAATAGCACATCTCGATCCTACCTGCGATACCGACCAAAAAGAAATAATGCCGCTTGATGTGGCTGCCTTGGATAGGATCAATCGCTTTCTGAGACTTTGGAGAAAATTGGGCTGGAAGATGTGGGAAGTCGAATTGGTGATACGGCAGGATAAAATTGGTAATGGTAGCCTGAATGAATCATTTCTTATCAACTTGATGTACCTGGTAGAATTGAAAAATAAATTGGGTAAGAAAGTAAGCGTTGAGCAGGTATGCAGTTTGTTTGGCAATTTAAACACCACAAACAGGTTTACAGAGCTACACGAAAAAAGTGCTGATGCCATTTATCAGGATTTATTTCTAAATAAAAAATTGATTAATCCGCCTGATCTGGCATTTGAAATCCCTTTAGTAGATCAAAATCATCCTGATTTTGTTGCAGCTAATGTGTCACTCATCAAAGATCATAAATCAGTCGTTCAGGCAGCTTTGAAATTGAAAGAAGCCGACCTGGATATTTACCTGAACCTGACCAAACGTTCTGATGGTAGTTTATACATTCCAAATGGTGTTGATGGCGATTTGCTTTTACCTCATTTATCCTTTTTATACAGGCATTCCTTTCTGGCAAACTCCTTAAAAATTAAAGCGGCCGACTGGACCACGTTTCTGAAAATTTACAATGCCGATGTTGAGGTATTTACTGATCCAAAATCTGCTTGTGACTTTATAGACGATATTAACCTGATCCAATCATCCGAATTTAAAATGGATGAGTTGAATTATTTACTTGCTGCGGATTTAACAGCTAAGGCAGCCTATAGAGAAGCTACAGCAATTCGTTTCTTAATTTCGCTTAGAAACAGTTTGCAGGAGATAACGAAGGAATATGACCCTGACAAATATGAGTTTTTACAAACTCCCTCACCGAATGATATTGAAAGCTTAGAAAGTCTATTAAGGAATTTACTTCTTAAGAATAATTTAACCGAAGGAACAATTGAATTAATCCTCGGAATTTTGAAAAACTCTACTCCAAGAGTTGCTGAAGCACTGATTGAGGTACCTGATTTTCAATTTCCTGAGGCCATCACAGGTGATCCTGGTAACATTCCGATACAGTATCAAGAAAATCCAGCAATTGAATTTTCTGGCGTAATGTCGAATGATATGCGCAATACTCTATTAACGGATTCTTCAATACCGGCAAGTATCAGAAGTGATGAAGATTATATGAAGGCAATACAAAAACTATATGACCAATCTCAAGGTGGTAATGACTTTTTGCCAAATGTGGTTACTACAAAAATAATATTAGCAAATAACAAATTCCCCGATACCATTACAGGTGCCCCCCATCACATCCCAATACAATATCAAAGAAACCCGAAATTGATATTTACCGGATTGATGACAGATACTGTTAGAGATGAGTTGCTTGGAAATACGTCCATACCAATTGATGTAAGGAATAATCCAGATTATCAAGCAGCTATTCAAAAGGTATATGACGAATCTCAACATGATTTGTTGAATTTAAAATTCTTTAACCCGGAGTTTAAAACTGCACTTGAGAATGTAACAGTTGATTTTGAAAAGGATTTGCCAAGAGAAACTGCATTAAAAGTTTCATTTAATGCAGAGGATAAGCAATTAGTAGTAATTGGGATTTTATCGCAAAAAGAAAAAGAGTTACTGGATGCTCTTGACTCGGACCCGGCATATTTAGCAGCAATCAATAATATTTATTTACAACAAAGTGCAGGTGGCTATTCTCCTAAAGAGCTATGGGTAGACCCAACTGATTTGAACATTTCTACTGATAATTTCTATTCAGAAAACCTTGCTCTGGCAATTAGAGGAAATGGAACAAGCTCAAACTCATTACTTAATTATTTCAAAGAGAAAGAAACAGAAAGTGCCATCATTCAACAATTGAGTAACCAGTTTGGAATTGCTCAAAATATGACAAAGAAACTGATTAATGATTATCAACTTATTGGTACGGAAACCATCTTTGATCATTTAAAAGATACATTTGCCGGATCACTGGGTGTGGTAGATTATGCAGGATTTAAGGATACCTTCGATACCCTTTACTGGTTGCACCGGGTCAGCTTGTTCATCAATAAGTGGGAATTGGATTTTGAAAAATTGGAGTGGTTGTACACTTACCATACACCCACCCAAACAATGGATTTTGCATCACTTCCGGCCGATGATACAGGCACTATCGCTTCCCTTGTACACATTCTGCGAACCGAAAATTTATTAAAACTTAATTCCCGGTTTAATGATGAGGAAATCAGCATTCTAAGTATTATCGGAAAACTTCATAAAGGGGACTATGCGGACATAGAGGACTTTGCCGGTGAATTAGAGATGCTGACAGATTGGAATGCAACGGATGTGGACGACTGGGTGAACAGTATTGATTTAAGCTACCATACCGATTATTTATTAGCTGAAAATTGGATGCGTCTTTACGAGTCTATGAAAATACTGGAGCAGCTAAATGCGGGAACCATGATCGCTATTGATTATGCAAACCCAACTATGGGAGAGTCAGAATCTCTGACTTTAAAGCAATTACTAAGATCGAAATATGGAGCCGAATCCTGGTTAACAATCAGCACGGAAATACAAGATGTATTGAGGGAAAGAAAACGAGATGCATTGGCTGCTTATCTTCTGGCACAACCTCAACCGGCGGATTCTCCCTCCGGCAAGTGGGAAAACACCAATGACCTGTATGCTTATTATCTATTGGATATAGAAATGAGCTCTTGTATGCTTACCTCCAGATTGGTACAAGCTTCGGGTTCTATACAATTATTCGTTCAAAGGTCTTTTATGGGATTAGAACCTGAAGTACCGGTTAAGTCAGATGGAGATGATGGCGATAGTGCCTGGAGATGGTGGAAATGGATGCGGAAATACCGCGTTTGGGAGGCAAACCGTAAAGTATTCCTCTATCCCGAAAACTGGATTGAGCCTGAATTAAGGCCGGATAAATCATCTTTCTTTCAAGATCTGGAAAATGAATTATTGCAAAACGAGGTCAATCAATTGAATGTTGAGCAAGCCTATCTCAACTATCTGGACAAGCTTAATGAAGTAGCTCGTTTGGATATAGCAGCTTTTTACCATGAAGATGATGCAGAGCAAACACTTGTGCATGTGTTTGGTCGTACAGCTGGTGCTGTTCCACATATTTATTATTACCGTCAATATGATTACAGGCGTTGGACACCATGGAAAAAAATAGAAGTGGATATCGTCGGTGATCATTTGATTCCTTTGGTTGTTAATAAGAGACTTTTCTTATACTGGCCGGAGTTCAGGGAAGAGCCGGATGATGCAATGAATAATAATGTTCCAATCCCTGATGGGGATGATGATAATTTCTCCCTTCCACCCACATACAAAAAAACGCAAATCAGGTTGGCAACTACTGAATTGAGAAATGGAAAGTGGCTGCCAAAGAAAGTATCTAATGACTACTTTGAAACGAATGCTTATACAGGGCATTTTAACTCCGGTAAGATGGAGTTTTATGTATTAGATAAAAAAGAACTTAACGGCAAATTAGGTATTAAGTTTACGTATCCTGAATTAGAAGGACAATCGTGGACTCAGAGCTATGATACTTTTGAGTTGTTTGGTTGCGAAGGCCTTCCGGTTAAATCTGATCCACGATTAAATGGAATCTCAGAGCAGGTTACATGGCCATTTCCAAGAATACTCAACAACCTGGATTATATTGAAAAGGAAGCAGGGCAAGTTTCCAATCCGGAAAGCGATTTTGAATTAGAAGAAAATTCCCGGTTTAGCATAAACCAGCGTTTACTTCTTCTGCAAAAAACACCGACTTTTCATAAGTCGTACTTTGCCTGGCAAACCTCTTATCTGGACAGGCTTTTGGAGGGCTTTGAGGTCATATTAAGAAATTTTATGGACAGATCATCTTATGCCAGAAACGGCTCCTGGTTGCCATTCTTTTATGCTGATAGAAAAAAGACGTTCATGGCTTTTCCAATGCTTGACTTTGGCAGGTATCGGGAAGAGACCAGCGTGGTACTGGGGGAACAGTCCGGAACAAGACAGTACTATTACCCTGAAATAAAAGCGTTTTTTAGAAACTATCTACTAACGCTTGAGGGAAACATACGAACTACTTTAGATAGTACAGATTTTACAGTTTATACAGATGCTCAAAGAGTTGCGATGGCCAATGTTCTGGCTAATCTCCTAAACGAAGATCCATATACCAGCATTTCGATAGAGGGACTAATAGAACTGATAGTCAGGTTTTATATGACCATTTACAGGTTCTATTTTGGAGCGATTTCCGCCGGGCTATTCAATGAAAGGAAATATCACTTCAAAAATTATTATCATCCCTTTGTCTGTGATTTCATTAAGCTGGTTTATAATCCTGCCCAAGGTATTCCTGCATTGATGAGTAGGAACACCCAAATGAAGAATAGCGGGTTTAACTTTGGAAAAATGTATGATCCCACGAACCAGGTTTATGATTATGACATTGGCGGAGCATATCCTGAAGAAATAGTTGACTTTTCTGCTGATGGAAGTTATTCCCCTTACAACTGGGAATTATTCTATCACACACCATTGATGATTGCCAACAGCTTGAGCAAAAACCAGCGTTTTGAAGAAGCAATGGAGTGGTATCACTATATTTTCAATCCAATTGGAGTTGAAGGTACACTGGCTGATGGTACAATGGCAGGTTCTCCTCAAAAGTATTGGATTACCAAGCCATTCTTTTTAACAACAGATGAAAAGTACAACGAACAAAGGATTGATACTATTTTGCGAATGATTGCCGGAGACACAACCACTGACAATTTCTCCAGTCAGTTAAAAGCGGATTTGGAAGCCCAGGTGAAAGATTGGCGGTATCATCCGTTTGAACCTCACCGTATTGCTCAATATCGGAATGTTGCTTATCAGAAGACGGTCTTTATGAAATACCTCGACAACTTGATTGCCTGGGGGGACCATCTATTCAAGCAGGATTCAATGGAATCTATTAATGAGGCAACACAGCTATATATACTGGCGGCAGAACTTCTGGGGCCTCGACCGAAAAATATTTCCCCACAGGTTGTTCCGCCGATTGAAACTTTCAATGAGTTGGAAGAAGACTTTGATGATTTTAGCAATGCATATATCGAAATGGAGAACCACATCCCGTCTATGTCTGAGGATGGAATAGACGGAGAAACTGTGGCTCCTATTCCCACACTATACTTTTGCATTCCTCCAAACGATAAAATATTCGGCTATTGGGATACCGTAGTTGACAGGCTCTACAAAATCAGGAATTGCATGAACATTGAAGGTGTTGTCAGGCAGCTGTCTCTTTTTGAACCGGAAATAGATCCGGGCGCTTTAGTAAAAGCAGTAGCCGGGGGCATGGATATTAGTAGTGCTTTGGCTGACCTAAATGCACCTTTACCTTATTATAGGTTTAACACCCTTCTCCAAAAAGCAAATGAAGTTTGCAATGATGTAAAGGCTTTAGGAAATGCTTTACTATCAGCTTTAGAGAAAAAAGATGCTGAGCAATTGGCCTTGTTAAGACAAGGACACGAATTGCAACTGTTAAATGCTTTAAAAGAGGTAAGAGAGCTACAGATTGAAGAAACCAGGAAAAATTTGGATGGCTTGAAGGAAAACCTGGAGCTTACCAAAATCAAAATCGATTATTATGGTTCAAAAGAGTTTATGAATGCGGGTGAAATTGTAGCTACTGTTCTTAACAGCACTTCAATTGCATCACATACTGCTGGTACCATTGCAGATGTTTTAGCAGGGGTAATGTTTTTAATACCAGATTTTAAGGTTGGAGCGTCGGGATTTGGTGGAAGTCCACATTTTGCAGCCGAACCACCTACAGGTAATAAAATAGGAGAATCTACTGGTAGGATGGCAAATGGATTGTATAATGTAGCTACTATATTGGATAAATCAGCAGCAATGTCAAATACTATTGCAAGTTACCAACGAAGGCAGGAGGAATGGGACTTTCAGAAAGAAATAGCTGAACAAGAAAAAATACAATTAGAAGAACAAATTGAAGCTGCAAATATTAGAATTAATATTGCAGAAAAAGAATTATCAAATCAAGAATTGCAAACAGAAAACGCTAAAGAAGTTGAAGACTTTATGAAGTCCAAATATACGAACAAAGAGCTGTATCAGTGGATGATTGGACAAATTTCGCAAGTATATTTCAAAAGCTATCAATTGGCTTATGATTTGGCAAAAAGAGCAGAAAGGTGTTATCGTTTTGAATTAGGAATTCAAGATTCTAACTTCATAAAGTTTGGTTATTGGGATAGCCTTAAAAAGGGACTACTCTCTGGAGATAACCTTCAGCATGATTTAAGGCGTTTGGAAAACTCTTACCTGGAGCAAAACCGGAGAGAACTGGAATTGACCAAACATATTTCCTTGGCATTGTTAGACCCATTAGCTTTGATTAAGTTGCGGGAAACTGGCAAATGCTTCTTCTCTCTACCGGAAGAAATATTTGATTTGGACTATCCAGGACATTATTTCAGGCGGATCAAATCTGTTAGCATTTCTTTACCCTGTGTAGCAGGACCGTACACTACTATTTCATGTTCGTTACGTTTGTTGAACAATCGCATCCGTGTTAAAACCGGACTTGCCGATGGCTATGTTCATAACAATGAAGATGGATTTTTGGTAAACGATAGTCGCTTTGTTCAAAACAATATACCCATCAAAGCAATTGCCACAAGTAGTGCTCAAAACGATAGTGGGATATTTGAACTGAATTTCAGGGATGAAAGATACTTGCCATTTGAAGGTGCCGGGGTAGTTAGTGGTTGGACTATTGATTTATTCAATGATCCAAATGATGATGATTTTGGCAAGGCTCTAAGACAGTTTGATTACAACACTATTTCTGATGCAATTATTCATGTGCAATATACGGCCAGAGAAGCAGGTGGGCTGTTGAAAGATGGTGCAATAGCAAATCTCAGGGAATATTTTGGCAGAGATGATAAAGCCCCCGGTATGAAGGTCATTAACCTGAAACATGACTTTGCTTCTGAATGGCACAAATTGCTGCACCCCAATAACCCGGCAAATGGAAATGTTCTTGAATTTATGATAACACGGAACCTGTTTCCATACAGGGACATATTGCACACACTCAAAATAAATTCTATAACTATACTTGCCAGATGTTCCGATAGTGGGGATTATGATATTACCTTCAATCCGCCATTGTCAAGTCCTCCACCGGCAGGGGCTGATGAAATGACCTTAACGCCAGTTTCTGCTTATGGAAATTTGCACTTTACTACCAGGGATACAACAGGTGATGCCATCGAACTTGATTTTTCTACTGACATTATCTGGAATTTAAAGGTTGAATCCCCTTCAGGGAATAATCTGGAAGAGAATGAATTGGAGGATATGTACATGATTCTTGGCTATGAGTGGGAGGATTAG